The genomic stretch ACCAAATCTCCCCCCAAATACATCAGCTTATCATGTACTATTTCCACATTATCCGTATCAGCAATAGGAACACGCACCTGCTGGATAATCTCACCGGTATCTATCTCATGTTTCAAGAAGAAAGTCGTAATACCAGTTTCCGTATCTCCGTTTATCACCGCCCAATTAATAGGAGCAGCTCCTCTATATTGAGGTAATAAAGATGCATGCAAGTTAAATGTGCCCAAACGCGGCATATTCCATACTATTTCGGGAAGCATACGGAAAGCAACTACAATTTGTAAATCGGCTTGTAAAGACCGGAGTTCCTCTACAAAAGCCTCATCCTTCAATTTCTCCGGCTGAAGTACCCTCAGACCTTGAGAAACAGCATATTCTTTCACCGGACTAGGTTGTAGCACACTGCCATGTCGTCCCATCGGTTTGTCGGGCATAGTTATCACACCTACTACATTGTAGCCTCCTTCAACCAATCTTTTCAGGCTCTCCACCGCAAAATCGGGAGTACCCATATATACGATCCGCAAATCTTTCTTTTCCATATACTTACATTATTTAATCTTCAGAGAAATCAACCAATACCTGCCGGTACGAATTAAATATTTTCGACTTGGAAACAAACCCTTTGTATTTTCCCTCTTCATCAATCACAGGCAGGTTCCAGGCCTTTGTATCATCAAACTTCTTCATCACTTCTTCCATTGAATCAGTAACATTGATCCGTGCCGGAGGAGAAATCATAAATTTTTCTACCTTGAAACGATGGTATAATTCCTGACGGAACATAATATTACGGATATCATCCAATACCACAATGCCCAAAAGTTCTCCATTGACATCCACTACCGGAAACAAATTGCGTTTAGCCTGCGAAATGACTTTAACCATTTCACCTAAATCCATATCAGGACGCACTTTCTCAAAATCAGTTTCAACCACACTGTCAATATTCATCAAAGTCAATACGGCCTTGTCTTTATGATGTGTTATCAATTCACCTTTCTTAGCCAAACGCATAGAATAAATACTATGTGGCTCGAATATCATAATGGTAAGATAAGAACTGACAGATACCATCATCAGCGGAAGGAACAAATCATACCCACCAGTCAATTCTGCAATCAGAAAAATACCTGTCAGCGGAGCATGCATTACTCCCGACATCAATCCCGCCATTCCCAACAAAGCAAAATTTTTCTCCGGAATATAAGGACCTATATGCAGTTCATTACAAAAATGAGCGAAGATGAACCCGGTGATACACCCCAAGAACAAACTGGGAGCAAAAATACCCCCACAACCACCACCGCCATTCGTTGCACTGGAAGCAAAGACTTTGAAAAGTACAATCATGGCCAAATAGACTAGTAACAAATTATCGAACCCATAAAAGATAGAGTTATTCATTACTGTATTCCAGTCATGATTGGTTACGCCATTCAGCAATAAATTAATAGTATCATACCCTTCACCATATAATGGAGGAAATAAGAAAATCAATATGCTCAGCATTGCACCGCCTATAGCCAGCTTGATATACGGATTATTATATCGACGAAATATATTCTCCACAGAATTCATAGCCCGCGTAAAATACAAAGAAACCAATCCGCACGCAATGCCTAACAGAATTGCCGA from Phocaeicola dorei encodes the following:
- a CDS encoding chloride channel protein: MDAIIDENKKSWLQRFILWREKKIREKHFILILSFLAGIFTALAAWFLKFLVEWIKEFLTENFDSTGVNWLYLVYPVFGIFLTGLFIRYIVKDDISHGVTKILYAISRRQSRIKRHNTWSSVIASAITIGFGGSVGAEAPIVLTGSAIGSNLGSVFKMEHKTLMLLVGCGAAGAVAGIFKAPIAGLVFTLEVLMIDLTMASLLPLLVSCVTAATVSYILTGPDAMFKFHMDEPFLMERIPSAILLGIACGLVSLYFTRAMNSVENIFRRYNNPYIKLAIGGAMLSILIFLFPPLYGEGYDTINLLLNGVTNHDWNTVMNNSIFYGFDNLLLVYLAMIVLFKVFASSATNGGGGCGGIFAPSLFLGCITGFIFAHFCNELHIGPYIPEKNFALLGMAGLMSGVMHAPLTGIFLIAELTGGYDLFLPLMMVSVSSYLTIMIFEPHSIYSMRLAKKGELITHHKDKAVLTLMNIDSVVETDFEKVRPDMDLGEMVKVISQAKRNLFPVVDVNGELLGIVVLDDIRNIMFRQELYHRFKVEKFMISPPARINVTDSMEEVMKKFDDTKAWNLPVIDEEGKYKGFVSKSKIFNSYRQVLVDFSED
- the fmt gene encoding methionyl-tRNA formyltransferase, producing MEKKDLRIVYMGTPDFAVESLKRLVEGGYNVVGVITMPDKPMGRHGSVLQPSPVKEYAVSQGLRVLQPEKLKDEAFVEELRSLQADLQIVVAFRMLPEIVWNMPRLGTFNLHASLLPQYRGAAPINWAVINGDTETGITTFFLKHEIDTGEIIQQVRVPIADTDNVEIVHDKLMYLGGDLVLETVDAILDGSVKPVPQENLIRQETELRPAPKIFKETCRIDWNKGVKQIYDFIRGLSPYPAAWTELCVADGTRQVLKIYETEKVFVSHEMNIGDIRTDMKTYFQVAVKDGFINVLILQLAGKKRMNVADFLRGYRTSDNNKVE